From one Lycium ferocissimum isolate CSIRO_LF1 chromosome 7, AGI_CSIRO_Lferr_CH_V1, whole genome shotgun sequence genomic stretch:
- the LOC132065487 gene encoding actin-related protein 2/3 complex subunit 2A isoform X2, producing MILLQSPSRYLLQILSNRVQNFEKGVELDCQWVEFDDIRYHIQGSVKNPNVLLLSVSLPIPPPETVLFGGLPLGALEAIKAAYGVVAQILDPPRDGFNLTLKLNLAKLPSDEEHKHALLTKIASVREVVMGAPLRAVLKQLVTRTVSDLGKPVALVHRPNESFFLVPQEFVEARRTAGLNNAPPCLWSPSPPQELKEAFTETLSANAGFVSFVIFSRHVEGRKLDRTVWNLSTFHAYVNYHVKCSECFMHTRMRRQVESLIQALDRAKPDSEKAKRNSPSRSFKRMSLKDGNNSFGSRSWK from the exons TTTTGAGAAAGGAGTTGAACTGGACTGCCAATGGGTTGAATTTGATGATATCCGTTACCATATTCAG GGTTCAGTGAAAAATCCAAATGTCCTGCTTCTTTCAGTATCATTGCCCATACCACCTCCAGAAACTGTCCTCTTTGGTGGACTTCCACTTGGAGCGCTAGAAGCCATAAAAGCAGCATATGGTGTAGTTGCACAAATTCTTGATCCTCCAAGAGATGGCTTTAATCTCACACTTAAACTGAACTTGGCAAAACTTCCCTCAGATGAAG AACACAAACATGCACTCCTGACAAAGATTGCATCGGTGAGGGAAGTAGTAATGGGAGCGCCACTGAGAGCAGTTTTAAAACAACTTGTTACAAGGACAGTTTCCGATCTAGGCAAGCCCGTTGCCCTGGTTCATCGTCCTAATGAGTCTTTTTTCCTCGTACCTCAG GAATTTGTTGAGGCAAGACGAACTGCTGGACTTAACAATGCCCCTCCTTGTTTGTGGTCTCCATCTCCTCCTCAAGAACTGAAGGAAGCTTTTACAGAAACATTATCTGCAAATGCTGGATTTGTTAGTTTTG TAATTTTTTCTCGCCACGTGGAAGGCAGAAAGCTGGACAGAACTGTCTGGAACCTATCAACCTTTCATGCTTATGTGAATTATCATGTTAAG TGTTCTGAATGTTTCATGCATACTCGGATGAGGCGTCAGGTGGAGTCATTGATACAG GCACTTGACCGTGCCAAACCAGATTCCGAGAAGGCCAAAAGAAATTCACCAAGCAGATCGTTTAAACGAATG AGCCTCAAGGATGGAAATAACAGTTTCGGTTCGCGAAGTTGGAAGTAG
- the LOC132065487 gene encoding actin-related protein 2/3 complex subunit 2A isoform X1, whose protein sequence is MILLQSPSRYLLQILSNRVQNFEKGVELDCQWVEFDDIRYHIQGSVKNPNVLLLSVSLPIPPPETVLFGGLPLGALEAIKAAYGVVAQILDPPRDGFNLTLKLNLAKLPSDEEHKHALLTKIASVREVVMGAPLRAVLKQLVTRTVSDLGKPVALVHRPNESFFLVPQADKVTVIFPMRFNDSIDTVLATSFLQEFVEARRTAGLNNAPPCLWSPSPPQELKEAFTETLSANAGFVSFVIFSRHVEGRKLDRTVWNLSTFHAYVNYHVKCSECFMHTRMRRQVESLIQALDRAKPDSEKAKRNSPSRSFKRMSLKDGNNSFGSRSWK, encoded by the exons TTTTGAGAAAGGAGTTGAACTGGACTGCCAATGGGTTGAATTTGATGATATCCGTTACCATATTCAG GGTTCAGTGAAAAATCCAAATGTCCTGCTTCTTTCAGTATCATTGCCCATACCACCTCCAGAAACTGTCCTCTTTGGTGGACTTCCACTTGGAGCGCTAGAAGCCATAAAAGCAGCATATGGTGTAGTTGCACAAATTCTTGATCCTCCAAGAGATGGCTTTAATCTCACACTTAAACTGAACTTGGCAAAACTTCCCTCAGATGAAG AACACAAACATGCACTCCTGACAAAGATTGCATCGGTGAGGGAAGTAGTAATGGGAGCGCCACTGAGAGCAGTTTTAAAACAACTTGTTACAAGGACAGTTTCCGATCTAGGCAAGCCCGTTGCCCTGGTTCATCGTCCTAATGAGTCTTTTTTCCTCGTACCTCAG GCAGACAAGGTGACTGTCATTTTTCCTATGAGATTTAATGATTCCATAGATACTGTTCTAGCGACTTCCTTCCTACAG GAATTTGTTGAGGCAAGACGAACTGCTGGACTTAACAATGCCCCTCCTTGTTTGTGGTCTCCATCTCCTCCTCAAGAACTGAAGGAAGCTTTTACAGAAACATTATCTGCAAATGCTGGATTTGTTAGTTTTG TAATTTTTTCTCGCCACGTGGAAGGCAGAAAGCTGGACAGAACTGTCTGGAACCTATCAACCTTTCATGCTTATGTGAATTATCATGTTAAG TGTTCTGAATGTTTCATGCATACTCGGATGAGGCGTCAGGTGGAGTCATTGATACAG GCACTTGACCGTGCCAAACCAGATTCCGAGAAGGCCAAAAGAAATTCACCAAGCAGATCGTTTAAACGAATG AGCCTCAAGGATGGAAATAACAGTTTCGGTTCGCGAAGTTGGAAGTAG